The region CTAGCACCCCTGCCCGGTCTCGGGCGCCGCGGTGCTGCCCGGCAGGGCCGTGGCCTGCCGCTTCGAGGCCTGGCGCTACGCAGGAACGCCCGCCGAACAGCCTGTCCGGAGGGTGGTGGTGCGGATAATCCGGTACAAGTGAGCGGCAAGGCCGGGTCAGGTGCTCGCCTCCTTCAGCGGGTTCAGGCCCCGCTTGGTCTTCCTGAGGCTCTCGCCCCTGAGCTCGACGCGGTAGGCGTTGCGCAGGACGTGGTCCAGGATGGCGTCGGCCAGGGTGTCGTACCACAGGTCGGTGGGGAACTGGCTGGCAATGAGGGTGGAGCGCTTCTCGTAACGGTCGTCCAGCAGCTCTAGCAGGACGCGGCGCTGCTCGGGGGTGGGGCTGTCCAGGCCCCAGTCGTCGAGGACCAGCAGGTCCGTCTTGGCGAGGCGGGCTAGCAGCTTGAGGTAGCGGCCGTCGCCTCTGGCGATGGACAGCTCCTGCAGCAGCCGGCCCACCTGGGATTCCCGCGCCGCTAGACTGGGGTGGACACTCTCGCCGAAACCGCTGCCCATTTCGCGCGAAATCCTGTGCCCAACTTCACCCGGTAGCACTGACCGATTTCAACCAAAATACGCAAGTAGCGGGCCTCCTCGGCGTGGCTCGTGCGGGGTGCGGCCAGCACTGGCAGGCGCGTCTCCGCTCTGCCGCGTCCCCGTCGCCCTCCGGCCGCCCTGACCGGGGGCTCTATTGACAACCCGGGGAGTGGGGGGCTATATTCAAGGCACAAAAACGATTTCGGAAACGATTTTGGTACGTCACCCACGTTACATCATCGAAAGGAGGTCATGAACACACGCGTCTCCATCCAGGATGTGGCCCAGCTCGCCGGGGTCGCCGTGAGCACGGTCTCCCGGGTGCTCAACGGCTACCGCGACGTATCTGAGGAGACCCGGGCCAAGGTGCAGCGCGCCGTCGAGCAACTCGGCTACCGGCCCAACCAGGCCGCCCGTACCTTCCGCACGGGGAAGACCCAATCCGTATCGGTGCTTCTGCCCATGATCGGCACCGACTTCTACAATCGCCTGATCAACGGCATTGACCAGGGGCTCGCCCAGCGGGACTACGACGCCGGGCTCTTCCCCCTGCTGAGCCCGCGCCGCCTCGAGCGCTACCGCAACCCCTCCGCACCCCCCTACAACGCCGATGGCCTGATCCTGGCCTCGCTCAACCCCGACCGCCTCTTTGAGGGTGGCAAGATCCCGGCGGATTTGCCCACCGTCTTGGTGGATATTGCCCATTTCGCCTACGACAGCGTGACCGTGGACCACCTCGCGGGAGGCTACCTCGCGGGTAAACACCTCCTCGAGCGCCCCGCCCCCACCTTTGTGGTCATGATCGAGGAGCGCTTCGACACCCCCTTCGCCAGCGGCGTCTTCCGGGAGCGCCTCAGGGGTTTCCAGCGGGCCTTGGAGGAGGGTTCGGTGAAGTTGCCCAGGGACCACATCATCACCGTAGAGTTCAGCTGGGATGGGGGTCGCCTGGCAGCAAAGGAGATCCTGCGCAGGCTCGACGGTCCGGCCAATATCTTCGCTACCTGCGACCTGCTGGCCCAGGGACTCATCGACGAGTTCGCCCACAAGGGCATCGGGGTCGGGGGTGAGGTACGGTTGGTGGGCTATGACGACCAGCCCTGGGCCGAGGCCTACGGGCTGTCAACCGTGAAGCAGCCCATCGAGTCGATGGGAGGGCTGGCCGCGCGGCTACTGCTACAGCGCATGGAGCGCCCCACCGCCGAGGTCACCCACCGGGTGCTCAGCCCGCGGCTGGTGGTGCGGGCGTCGTCCAGGGGGTGAGGTAGTTACAGAACCAAGCAGCAGCGGGTATGCAGAGAAGCGATGTCAAGAGGAGGAAAGTATGCAAGCACACTGGCTCAAGGCAATCGTAACCATGACTGTAGCGCTCCTCAGCCTGGGAACGGCCCAGAAGCTCACTTTCTGGCACTACTGGGACGGGGCCAACGGGCAGGTCCTGCAGGGGCTCATCGAGCGCTACCAGAAAGAACACCCCGGGGTCACTATCGAGTCGGTGTTCGTGCCCGGCGGGGAGCTGTTGACCAAACTGCAAACCGCCATCACGGCCAAGCAAACCCCCAGCATGGCCATCTCTGACCTGGTGGCCATGCCCCTGCTCACCCAGAGCGGGGCGCTCTCACCCCTCGATGACTTCATCCGCCAGAGCAACCTCAACCTCGCCGACTACTTCCCCGGCCCCCTGGTCTACGGGCTCTACCAGGGCAAGCGCTACAGCCTGCCAGTGAGCGCCTCCAACCTCGGGCTGTTCTGGAACAAGAACCTCTTCCGGGCTGCCGGGCTCGACCCCAACCGCCCCCCGCGCAACTGGGACGAACTCTTGCGCTTTGCCAGGCAGATCAAGGCGAAGACCGGCAAGTGGGGCATAGAGCTCTTCACCCAGGGCGGCGAGGGCACCACCTGGCAGACCCAAGTGTATTTCTGGGGCGCAGGGGCCGAGTTCCTGAACGCCAACAACACCGCCCCGGCCTTCAACTCGCCCCAGGGGGTGCGGGCCTTGCAGTTCCTGGTGGACCTGGTGCAGAAGGAAAAAGTGGCTCCGGTGGCCCCATGGGGCCTCTTCGGGCGCGGCGAGGCCGCGATGGTGATGGATGGCTCGTGGATGACCCAGTTCTTCCCCCAGCAGGTCAATTTCGAGTTAGGGGCCGCTCCCTTCCCGTATCCCGCCGGTGGACATCCGGCCACCAACATGGGCGGTGAGCAGATCTTCATCTTCCAGAACGCCGACGCGGCCTCGGCCAAGGCCGCCTGGGACTTCATCAACTGGTTCAGCAGCACTCCCGT is a window of Allomeiothermus silvanus DSM 9946 DNA encoding:
- a CDS encoding LacI family DNA-binding transcriptional regulator; translation: MNTRVSIQDVAQLAGVAVSTVSRVLNGYRDVSEETRAKVQRAVEQLGYRPNQAARTFRTGKTQSVSVLLPMIGTDFYNRLINGIDQGLAQRDYDAGLFPLLSPRRLERYRNPSAPPYNADGLILASLNPDRLFEGGKIPADLPTVLVDIAHFAYDSVTVDHLAGGYLAGKHLLERPAPTFVVMIEERFDTPFASGVFRERLRGFQRALEEGSVKLPRDHIITVEFSWDGGRLAAKEILRRLDGPANIFATCDLLAQGLIDEFAHKGIGVGGEVRLVGYDDQPWAEAYGLSTVKQPIESMGGLAARLLLQRMERPTAEVTHRVLSPRLVVRASSRG
- a CDS encoding ABC transporter substrate-binding protein translates to MQAHWLKAIVTMTVALLSLGTAQKLTFWHYWDGANGQVLQGLIERYQKEHPGVTIESVFVPGGELLTKLQTAITAKQTPSMAISDLVAMPLLTQSGALSPLDDFIRQSNLNLADYFPGPLVYGLYQGKRYSLPVSASNLGLFWNKNLFRAAGLDPNRPPRNWDELLRFARQIKAKTGKWGIELFTQGGEGTTWQTQVYFWGAGAEFLNANNTAPAFNSPQGVRALQFLVDLVQKEKVAPVAPWGLFGRGEAAMVMDGSWMTQFFPQQVNFELGAAPFPYPAGGHPATNMGGEQIFIFQNADAASAKAAWDFINWFSSTPVQVEWDRGTGFLPVRRSVANDPAYRAWVSNARPLMRPFVDSMAFARPRPPVARYPQISDIFAKYVQEALLGRLSPKEALDRAAQEVTPLLR